The following coding sequences lie in one BD1-7 clade bacterium genomic window:
- the rsuA_1 gene encoding Ribosomal small subunit pseudouridine synthase A, producing MRLDKFICHAKGITRSECKRLLHRGMVTVNQEIVKNPGLKVSSSDDVVLSGASIQRFEDIYILLHKPPGYVCSHLDDGAPSALNLLPESFDAFKAKLSFAGRLDADTTGLVLLSTDGQWVHRVTSPKQKRSKSKQYRVTLARSLLDAEARAVESGLILKGEPTPTRPCVITLHSDTQCDIELSEGRYHQVRRMFAAVGNHVDALHRFAMGNIRLDDSINPGAHRPLTQQEIEFFNND from the coding sequence ATGCGCCTCGATAAGTTTATTTGTCACGCAAAAGGCATTACACGCTCTGAGTGTAAGAGGCTTCTTCATCGTGGCATGGTTACGGTTAACCAGGAAATCGTTAAAAACCCAGGCCTTAAAGTGTCATCGTCGGACGATGTTGTTTTATCCGGGGCATCAATCCAGCGCTTTGAAGATATTTACATTTTACTGCACAAGCCACCTGGTTATGTCTGCTCTCATCTTGATGATGGTGCTCCATCAGCGCTCAACCTACTACCTGAAAGCTTTGATGCATTTAAAGCCAAGTTATCCTTTGCAGGTCGTCTTGATGCGGATACAACTGGCTTGGTGCTACTGAGTACCGATGGGCAATGGGTCCATCGGGTGACTAGCCCAAAACAGAAGCGATCGAAATCAAAGCAGTATCGAGTCACTCTCGCTCGTTCATTGTTAGATGCAGAAGCTCGAGCAGTTGAATCAGGTCTCATACTAAAAGGCGAGCCGACACCCACCCGCCCCTGCGTTATTACTCTTCACAGTGATACACAATGTGATATTGAATTGTCTGAGGGGCGCTACCATCAGGTGAGGCGAATGTTTGCCGCTGTCGGCAATCACGTAGATGCACTTCATCGATTCGCGATGGGTAATATACGATTGGATGATTCAATCAATCCTGGAGCGCATCGACCACTAACACAGCAAGAAATAGAGTTTTTTAACAATGATTAG
- the garA gene encoding Glycogen accumulation regulator GarA, whose amino-acid sequence MYKIQEKGKPETAIWLVKLETTIGSESEADIAVSGLSSNLVAAKILSDNNELFVAGIAKNTNGLTILLNGKTVTHKTALQHDDTLVVGSTCFEIISPKRAMAKLTFEPDIPRDPRVWQLQSVDKNLGRQVFRLGPHTILGRDANCSICIPDSHLSRRHAELIVTGGKVLMKDLDSSNGXFVNNKRCMEAILNDGDEIRFDILNFKLVAPVNTSIGFTPREIERNNANVVVDKVVPPATNSITIENTNDITKSWKTRPTSIGNRENDSIDVLLEKHNKAKRISRAIFVVVSIGLCALALVILR is encoded by the coding sequence ATGTATAAAATTCAGGAAAAGGGCAAGCCGGAAACAGCTATCTGGCTCGTTAAGCTTGAAACAACGATTGGTTCAGAGTCTGAAGCCGATATTGCGGTTAGTGGGCTCTCATCGAATCTCGTTGCTGCCAAAATATTGTCAGATAATAACGAATTATTTGTGGCGGGAATTGCCAAGAATACAAACGGTCTGACTATTCTGCTAAACGGCAAAACTGTTACTCATAAAACTGCACTTCAACACGATGATACCTTGGTAGTTGGCTCTACATGCTTTGAGATAATAAGCCCTAAGCGCGCTATGGCGAAGTTAACCTTCGAGCCAGACATCCCTAGAGATCCTCGAGTTTGGCAATTGCAGTCCGTGGATAAAAACCTTGGGAGACAAGTGTTCCGACTAGGACCTCATACTATCTTGGGCCGTGATGCTAATTGCAGTATCTGTATTCCTGATTCTCACCTCTCACGAAGGCACGCCGAGCTTATTGTTACCGGCGGCAAGGTATTGATGAAAGATCTGGATTCTTCGAACGGGNCTTTCGTGAATAATAAGCGCTGCATGGAAGCTATTCTTAATGATGGCGATGAAATTCGTTTTGATATACTGAACTTCAAACTTGTAGCGCCCGTCAATACGAGTATCGGGTTTACGCCGCGAGAAATTGAGCGTAATAACGCCAATGTCGTGGTCGACAAAGTTGTACCCCCAGCGACAAATTCGATAACCATCGAGAATACCAACGACATTACTAAATCTTGGAAAACCCGCCCGACATCAATTGGTAATCGTGAGAATGATTCGATCGATGTGCTTCTCGAAAAGCACAATAAAGCGAAACGCATTAGTCGAGCGATATTCGTTGTGGTTTCTATTGGGCTTTGTGCACTTGCACTGGTAATTTTGCGCTAA
- the rsmC gene encoding Ribosomal RNA small subunit methyltransferase C, with the protein MISPQDQLVLQLASESPTQTLLCLGESTIPASSLRGFAGVILSNRWDVAQAVKAVGVAVKFSDFDISTALGDFVTATRIVMGVAKEKAINKHIIDQFLSIPSLDELVFVGEKKQGINSIVSHVPSDVYTLERTKHKKQLQDVVIRKTSTPFKSDSDNEYSGLGKIDVAGFEFWSKPGLYGWNKVDKGSELLVQCVLEWIEGRSSKPDGMLDLGCGYGYLSMRIGDKVDRVVATDNNAAALSAVDRNLNALRLGNYCVTPSDCADSIKEKFGLIVCNPPFHKGFSHEKSLTEQFVITAKNRLNEDGVAFFVVNEFIGIEKFINKYFTKQQMLVKKDGFKVMLAHHA; encoded by the coding sequence ATGATTAGCCCTCAGGATCAACTCGTTCTCCAGTTGGCTTCTGAATCGCCCACGCAAACGTTACTTTGCCTTGGGGAGTCGACAATTCCTGCTTCATCGCTTCGTGGGTTTGCAGGTGTCATATTGTCAAATCGCTGGGATGTGGCACAAGCCGTTAAGGCGGTAGGTGTGGCTGTCAAGTTTTCCGATTTTGATATCTCCACCGCTTTGGGCGACTTCGTTACCGCGACTCGTATTGTTATGGGCGTTGCCAAAGAAAAGGCCATAAACAAGCATATCATTGATCAATTTCTATCAATTCCCTCGTTAGATGAGCTTGTGTTCGTTGGCGAGAAGAAACAAGGTATCAATAGTATCGTTAGTCACGTGCCAAGCGATGTTTACACTCTCGAACGCACTAAGCATAAAAAACAGCTGCAAGACGTTGTGATCAGAAAAACTTCGACGCCCTTTAAATCCGATTCGGATAACGAATACTCAGGTTTAGGCAAGATTGATGTTGCTGGCTTCGAGTTTTGGTCAAAGCCAGGTCTATACGGCTGGAATAAAGTGGATAAGGGGAGTGAGTTGCTGGTGCAGTGTGTTCTGGAATGGATTGAGGGGCGTTCATCCAAACCAGATGGCATGCTCGATCTCGGCTGTGGGTATGGCTATTTATCGATGCGTATTGGCGACAAGGTGGATCGAGTTGTCGCGACTGATAACAATGCGGCCGCGTTATCTGCGGTGGATAGAAATTTGAATGCTCTTCGACTTGGTAACTACTGTGTAACGCCAAGTGACTGCGCTGATTCCATCAAAGAGAAATTTGGGCTGATTGTCTGTAATCCGCCCTTCCATAAAGGCTTTAGTCACGAGAAATCCCTTACAGAACAATTCGTTATTACCGCAAAAAACAGACTAAATGAGGATGGAGTGGCATTTTTTGTAGTGAACGAATTTATCGGTATTGAAAAATTCATAAATAAATACTTCACAAAACAGCAAATGTTGGTTAAAAAAGACGGGTTCAAGGTTATGTTGGCGCACCACGCATAA
- the garB gene encoding Glutathione amide reductase gives MTLEVTYDYDLFVIGAGSGGVRASRMAAAAGQRVAVAEQQYLGGTCVNVGCVPKKLFVYASHYHEDFTDAAGFGWDVSPPKHNWQRLIENKNQEINRLNGIYLQLLENAGVDIVDGRAEFVDSHTVEVSGKQITAERILIAVGGEPIVPDTPGAEYVITSNEAFYLDACPERVVIIGGGYIAVEFAGIFNGLGVETHLVYRGSQLLRHFDHAVAQFVTDEMTKKGIHIHFNTTIDAFEKNGDGIHCQLSDGSTLIADQAMCAIGRRPLTEKLGLENTKVSIRNSGSIVVDDRFATDDPAIFALGDVIGTPELTPVALAQAMVFVDQQFGEDEREMDYHSIPTAIFSQPNMATVGLSEEAVRAKKLQARVYXSEFRHLKHTLSNNSERVLMKMIVESETDVVLGIHMAGPDAGEIIQGFGVAVKAGLTKSQFDATIGIHPTAAEELVTLRQVNYAIE, from the coding sequence ATGACATTAGAAGTAACTTACGATTACGACCTCTTCGTGATCGGCGCCGGGTCTGGCGGCGTTCGAGCGTCACGCATGGCTGCAGCAGCTGGGCAGCGCGTTGCAGTAGCAGAGCAGCAATATCTCGGTGGCACCTGTGTGAATGTGGGCTGCGTACCTAAAAAACTGTTTGTTTATGCGTCACATTACCATGAAGATTTTACTGATGCGGCAGGATTTGGTTGGGATGTTTCACCTCCGAAACACAATTGGCAGCGGCTTATTGAAAACAAAAATCAAGAAATTAATCGGCTCAACGGAATCTATCTGCAGCTTTTGGAAAACGCGGGCGTTGATATTGTTGATGGACGGGCTGAGTTTGTTGACTCACATACTGTTGAGGTTTCTGGCAAGCAAATCACCGCAGAGCGTATTTTGATCGCGGTAGGCGGTGAGCCCATCGTGCCTGACACTCCTGGGGCGGAATATGTAATCACATCCAATGAGGCCTTTTATCTTGATGCGTGCCCGGAGCGTGTTGTCATTATCGGTGGTGGATACATCGCCGTTGAGTTTGCAGGCATTTTTAACGGCCTCGGTGTTGAAACGCATCTTGTTTATCGTGGAAGCCAGCTTCTTCGCCATTTTGATCACGCAGTTGCACAGTTTGTTACTGATGAAATGACTAAAAAAGGTATCCACATCCATTTCAACACCACTATCGATGCATTCGAAAAAAATGGCGATGGTATTCATTGCCAACTATCGGACGGATCTACGTTAATTGCAGACCAAGCAATGTGCGCTATTGGCAGACGCCCATTAACGGAAAAATTGGGCCTTGAAAATACAAAGGTTTCTATAAGAAACTCCGGCTCTATCGTGGTTGACGATCGATTTGCAACGGATGACCCGGCAATATTTGCGCTCGGCGACGTTATCGGCACCCCAGAATTAACGCCCGTTGCACTTGCACAGGCGATGGTGTTTGTTGATCAGCAGTTTGGCGAGGATGAACGTGAAATGGATTACCATTCAATCCCGACCGCTATTTTCTCTCAACCCAATATGGCTACAGTCGGCTTGAGTGAAGAGGCCGTTCGAGCCAAAAAATTGCAGGCAAGAGTATACNCTTCTGAGTTTCGACATTTAAAACATACGCTTTCCAATAATAGCGAGCGTGTATTGATGAAAATGATCGTCGAATCAGAAACCGATGTGGTTTTGGGCATCCATATGGCTGGCCCCGACGCAGGTGAAATTATCCAAGGGTTTGGCGTTGCGGTTAAAGCGGGCCTGACCAAATCTCAATTTGATGCGACCATTGGGATTCACCCAACAGCCGCTGAAGAGCTAGTAACTTTGAGACAGGTCAATTACGCCATAGAATAA
- the serS gene encoding Serine--tRNA ligase: MLDVKLLRKDIETVAEQLKKKHFGLDVSRFNTLESQRKDSDVHTQNLQSERKKASKKVGELIQTGMSVDDAKKQVAESLKTIDEQLQAAIELNRTTNEEIDAFVMAIPNIPDADVPAGKSEDDNVEIIRWGEPKNFSFDVKDHVDLGSDINQMDFDLGAKITGSRFVVMRGAIARMHRALAQFMLDTHTDKNGYQEVNVPFIVNADSLTGTGQLPKFEEDLFKLESEGNSFYLIPTAEVPVTNIVRDRIIEAQDKNNLAELPLKFASHTPCFRSEAGSYGRDVRGMIRQHQFEKVELVQIVQPEESEQALEDLTGHAEGILQALGLPYRKVMLCGGDLGFSAKRTYDLEVWLPSQNTYREISSCSNFGNYQARRMKARYRNAEGKPELVHTLNGSGLAVGRTLLAVMENYQNADGSIEVPEVLQGYMGGIQQITAG, encoded by the coding sequence ATGTTAGATGTTAAATTGCTTCGAAAAGACATTGAAACAGTTGCTGAGCAGCTGAAGAAGAAGCATTTTGGGCTTGATGTAAGTCGTTTCAATACGCTGGAATCGCAGCGAAAAGACAGTGACGTGCACACACAGAACCTTCAATCCGAGCGCAAAAAAGCCTCCAAAAAAGTAGGCGAGTTGATTCAGACCGGCATGTCCGTTGATGATGCCAAGAAGCAAGTTGCCGAATCGCTCAAAACAATCGACGAGCAATTACAAGCTGCCATAGAGCTTAATCGCACAACAAACGAAGAAATCGATGCGTTCGTGATGGCAATTCCTAACATCCCAGATGCTGACGTTCCAGCTGGTAAAAGCGAAGATGATAACGTTGAGATAATTCGTTGGGGCGAACCCAAGAATTTCTCTTTTGATGTCAAAGACCATGTTGATCTGGGCTCCGACATCAATCAAATGGATTTTGATCTTGGCGCTAAGATAACCGGCTCTCGCTTTGTCGTTATGCGTGGCGCGATTGCACGTATGCACCGCGCACTTGCACAATTCATGCTCGACACACATACGGACAAAAACGGCTATCAAGAAGTTAATGTTCCATTTATCGTTAACGCTGACTCACTGACGGGCACCGGACAACTACCAAAATTCGAAGAAGATCTCTTTAAATTAGAATCAGAAGGCAACAGTTTCTATCTGATTCCTACTGCAGAAGTTCCGGTCACTAATATTGTGCGTGATCGTATTATCGAAGCTCAGGACAAAAACAATCTTGCAGAATTGCCGCTTAAATTCGCGAGTCACACGCCATGCTTCCGTAGTGAGGCGGGCAGCTATGGCCGCGATGTGCGCGGAATGATTCGCCAGCATCAATTTGAAAAGGTCGAACTTGTTCAGATCGTACAGCCAGAAGAATCAGAGCAGGCCCTGGAAGATTTAACCGGCCATGCTGAAGGCATTTTGCAGGCGTTAGGGCTCCCTTACCGAAAAGTAATGCTATGCGGCGGTGACCTCGGGTTTTCAGCAAAAAGAACCTATGACCTAGAAGTATGGCTTCCATCTCAAAACACCTATCGCGAAATCTCATCCTGCAGTAATTTTGGCAACTACCAAGCGCGTCGTATGAAAGCACGCTACCGTAACGCCGAAGGCAAGCCTGAGTTAGTCCATACGCTAAACGGCAGCGGCCTTGCAGTTGGCCGAACATTGCTTGCTGTTATGGAAAACTACCAGAATGCGGATGGCAGCATTGAGGTGCCAGAGGTACTTCAAGGGTATATGGGCGGCATTCAACAAATAACTGCCGGTTGA
- the cysG gene encoding Siroheme synthase, translated as MKYLPLFFDISGRHCLIVGGGAIALRKAKLIAKAGGQINVVAPDILPELTQLAEQSLGSCQFRAYQSTDLADQNIVVAATNIPDINAAIADDCHARQLPVNVVDNAALCSFVLPSVIDRDPITIAVSSGGASPVLTRMLRSRIESLIPSAYGRLATFVGHMRETVKSTFATEGERRRFWESVLEGPASEKVLAGDEPAARELFEEQLRSRQKKLPGEVCLIGAGPGDPDLLTFKALRLLQAADVVLYDRLVSPKIVDMARQEAEKIYVGKAMANHALPQDQINQLLIKYAKEGKRVARLKGGDPFIFGRGGEEIEGLAEERIPFQVVPGVTAASGCAAYSGIPLTHRDYAQSVRFVTGHLKEGELDLDWKTLAAPEQTVVFYMGLSNLQVICKNLIEHGRDPNTPIALVQKGTTPDHKVFVGDIGSFCDNIDLETIAAPTLIIVGEVVQLHGQLNWFSPTT; from the coding sequence ATGAAATATCTCCCTCTTTTTTTCGATATTAGTGGACGCCACTGCCTGATCGTTGGCGGTGGTGCAATAGCGCTCCGCAAAGCTAAACTGATCGCCAAGGCTGGCGGTCAAATCAATGTTGTCGCGCCAGACATTCTGCCTGAACTGACTCAATTGGCAGAACAATCACTCGGCTCGTGCCAATTTCGCGCCTATCAAAGTACTGACTTGGCAGATCAAAATATCGTCGTAGCAGCGACTAATATTCCAGATATTAACGCAGCGATTGCAGATGATTGCCACGCACGACAGCTACCAGTTAACGTCGTTGACAACGCCGCTTTATGCTCCTTTGTATTACCGTCAGTCATCGATAGAGACCCAATCACCATCGCAGTATCAAGCGGCGGAGCCTCACCGGTCTTGACGCGCATGCTCAGAAGCCGGATTGAGTCTTTGATACCATCAGCCTATGGCAGATTGGCGACATTTGTCGGACATATGCGCGAAACGGTAAAAAGCACTTTCGCAACAGAAGGCGAACGACGACGTTTCTGGGAATCTGTCCTCGAAGGCCCGGCGTCCGAAAAAGTGCTCGCAGGCGATGAGCCTGCAGCCCGTGAATTGTTCGAAGAACAGTTGCGTTCCCGACAAAAAAAATTGCCCGGAGAAGTGTGCTTAATAGGGGCTGGGCCTGGTGACCCAGATCTGCTGACTTTTAAGGCTCTTCGCTTATTACAAGCCGCTGATGTCGTTTTATATGACAGGCTAGTTAGCCCTAAAATCGTCGACATGGCGCGTCAGGAAGCAGAGAAAATCTACGTCGGCAAAGCCATGGCTAATCACGCACTACCGCAGGATCAAATTAATCAATTACTGATCAAATACGCAAAAGAGGGCAAGCGAGTTGCACGTTTGAAAGGCGGTGATCCGTTTATATTTGGCCGAGGCGGCGAAGAAATTGAGGGCCTTGCGGAAGAACGTATTCCATTCCAAGTGGTTCCGGGCGTTACAGCAGCCTCAGGTTGTGCTGCATATTCCGGCATTCCTTTAACCCACCGAGACTACGCCCAATCTGTGCGATTTGTTACTGGCCATTTAAAAGAAGGCGAACTCGATCTCGATTGGAAAACCCTCGCTGCCCCAGAACAGACGGTGGTATTTTATATGGGGCTAAGCAATTTACAGGTTATTTGCAAAAATCTTATTGAGCATGGTCGCGACCCGAACACGCCAATCGCATTGGTTCAAAAGGGCACAACACCCGACCATAAAGTGTTTGTCGGTGATATCGGTTCGTTTTGCGATAACATAGACCTCGAAACGATAGCCGCCCCTACGCTGATCATTGTTGGCGAAGTTGTGCAGCTTCACGGCCAGCTTAATTGGTTCAGCCCAACAACTTAA
- the argK gene encoding GTPase ArgK, whose product MPINIERLLQGTRRDLAKAITLVESKRDIDRQNSQKLLEDLLPHAGKSIRIGITGVPGVGKSTFIEAFGQYIISLGKKVAVLAVDPSSPIAGGSILGDKTRMEMLSRNDNAFIRPSPSEGALGGVANKTRETMLLCEAAGYDVIIVETVGVGQSEYEVASMVDFFLVLMMPNAGDELQGIKKGIMELADSLVINKCDGESINLATRTRSQYQSAVNLLHYTSAWTPRVMTCSSVENEGIEEVWGMIIDFYFMALDQGSFDKKRAKQNIEWMRRLMHEMIDLRIKNTPEIKNLFPQLEAQVNHGQTTPYLAARRITDLL is encoded by the coding sequence ATGCCAATAAATATCGAGCGACTCCTTCAAGGCACGCGCCGTGACCTTGCTAAAGCCATCACGCTGGTCGAAAGCAAGCGTGATATCGATCGCCAAAATAGCCAGAAACTGCTGGAAGACCTTCTACCACACGCCGGCAAATCGATCCGCATCGGCATCACTGGGGTGCCAGGCGTCGGTAAATCGACCTTTATCGAAGCATTTGGCCAGTACATCATTAGCTTGGGGAAAAAAGTCGCTGTACTGGCTGTTGACCCAAGCTCTCCAATCGCTGGCGGCAGTATTCTCGGCGACAAAACCCGTATGGAAATGTTATCAAGAAACGACAATGCCTTTATTCGGCCAAGCCCCTCTGAAGGCGCGCTTGGTGGCGTCGCCAACAAAACTCGTGAAACTATGTTGCTATGCGAGGCGGCCGGTTACGATGTCATCATTGTTGAGACCGTTGGGGTAGGGCAGTCCGAGTACGAAGTCGCAAGCATGGTCGACTTCTTTCTTGTTTTGATGATGCCAAATGCCGGCGATGAACTTCAAGGCATCAAAAAAGGCATTATGGAACTCGCTGATTCTCTAGTGATTAATAAGTGTGATGGAGAAAGCATAAATCTCGCGACAAGAACGCGCTCGCAGTATCAAAGCGCCGTAAACCTACTTCATTATACCAGCGCATGGACGCCACGAGTTATGACATGCTCGTCGGTCGAAAATGAGGGTATCGAGGAAGTTTGGGGCATGATTATTGATTTCTACTTTATGGCACTCGACCAAGGTAGCTTCGACAAGAAACGCGCGAAGCAAAACATTGAGTGGATGCGGCGCCTAATGCACGAAATGATCGACCTTCGTATTAAAAATACACCAGAGATCAAGAACTTGTTTCCACAACTGGAAGCACAAGTTAATCACGGGCAAACAACGCCGTATTTAGCAGCAAGAAGAATCACGGATTTGCTTTAG
- the truC_2 gene encoding tRNA pseudouridine synthase C: protein MTLEILYEDSQYIAINKPAGLLVHRSPIDKYETEFAVQKLRDQISQHVHPVHRLDKPTSGVLLFAKDKTSLRLIRSLFDSTSTLSGDKDIYKTYIAVVRGYSPEELEIDHPVKVRSDGADDSSSNNSDEAKPSKTFLRQIGKVEIPHCIETYPTSRYSLVELKPVTGRRHQLRYHMKHIRHPVIGDAKYGRGRHNRYFREHFDSDRLLLAATGLEFVHPATDEWVKIDAGIGDAFTSVLTTLGLYQAYKTYLKEVRQHAPR from the coding sequence ATGACGTTAGAAATTTTATATGAAGACTCGCAATACATTGCGATCAATAAACCAGCCGGGCTGCTGGTACATCGAAGCCCTATCGATAAATATGAAACTGAGTTCGCTGTACAAAAATTGCGAGACCAAATTTCACAGCATGTTCACCCGGTGCATCGCCTCGATAAGCCTACGTCAGGCGTATTGCTTTTTGCAAAAGATAAAACATCTCTTCGTTTGATACGTTCGCTTTTTGATAGCACTTCTACATTATCAGGCGACAAGGATATCTATAAAACTTACATCGCAGTCGTTAGAGGGTACTCGCCTGAGGAACTTGAGATTGATCATCCGGTTAAGGTTCGCTCTGATGGCGCAGACGATTCATCGTCGAATAATAGTGATGAGGCAAAGCCCTCCAAGACGTTCCTGCGCCAAATCGGCAAAGTAGAAATCCCTCATTGCATCGAAACCTACCCAACGAGTCGTTACAGCCTTGTGGAGCTTAAGCCCGTGACTGGCCGAAGGCACCAACTTCGTTATCACATGAAGCACATAAGGCATCCAGTTATTGGAGATGCTAAATACGGTAGAGGTCGTCACAACCGTTATTTTCGTGAGCATTTCGATTCCGATCGGCTACTCCTAGCTGCAACGGGTTTAGAATTTGTGCACCCGGCGACAGATGAGTGGGTGAAAATAGATGCTGGTATTGGGGATGCGTTTACATCGGTTCTCACTACGTTGGGCTTGTATCAAGCCTATAAAACATATCTAAAGGAAGTTCGGCAGCATGCGCCTCGATAA
- the crcB gene encoding Putative fluoride ion transporter CrcB, which produces MLIYLSVAIGGAFGAMSRFWVSQWFAKTFPSEIAYGTLLVNVVGSFLIGIVFVLITERIEVQAYYKPMLMTGFLGAFTTFSTFSLESLTHIMAGQYIHALAYITLSLLLCISATFLGITITRFF; this is translated from the coding sequence ATGCTGATATATCTTTCAGTTGCCATTGGTGGCGCTTTCGGCGCAATGTCTCGATTCTGGGTCAGTCAGTGGTTTGCAAAGACATTTCCTAGCGAGATTGCGTACGGAACATTACTCGTCAATGTCGTTGGCTCGTTTCTTATCGGCATCGTTTTTGTGCTGATTACGGAACGCATCGAAGTGCAGGCTTACTATAAACCTATGTTGATGACAGGGTTTCTTGGTGCATTTACTACTTTCTCAACCTTTTCGTTAGAGTCTTTGACCCATATAATGGCAGGCCAATATATACATGCGCTTGCCTATATCACGTTAAGTTTGTTGCTGTGCATATCGGCAACGTTTCTTGGTATTACTATTACACGCTTTTTTTAA
- the rarA gene encoding Replication-associated recombination protein A: protein MNNDSLFDSAPDSSRFLPLAARMRPKTLSSYIGQAHILGPERPLTRAIESGHIHSMILWGPPGVGKTSLAKLIANHCSADFVEISAVLAGVKDIRAAVEKARMQRIQYQRSTILFVDEVHRFNKSQQDAFLPHIENGDVIFVGATTENPSFELNAALLSRARVYVLKPIDHDDLRTLVQNALSDDPLIQEENLSVDNESIELLIRAGDGDARRVLNLLEVAIDICAEEAGSKTLTPQIIEEVMGHSLRRFDKGGEQFYDQISAMHKSIRGSDPDAALYWMCRMLDGGCDSLYLARRLVRTASEDIGNADPRGVNLALDAWMILERLGSPEGELALAQAVVYLASAPKSNAVYKAYNETRNLIQKTGNLEVPNHIRNAPTALMKELDYGKGYRYAHDEPDAFAAGEVYMPEALSGHRTYFPVERGLEKKISEKLEHLRQLNEKSRNKRYE from the coding sequence ATGAACAACGATAGCCTATTCGACTCAGCGCCTGACTCTTCACGATTTTTGCCCTTAGCGGCGAGAATGCGCCCTAAAACGCTCAGTAGCTATATTGGCCAAGCGCACATTCTTGGCCCTGAAAGGCCGCTGACAAGAGCGATCGAGTCCGGACACATTCACTCCATGATTTTGTGGGGGCCACCAGGTGTTGGTAAAACCAGCCTCGCTAAACTCATTGCCAACCACTGCAGCGCTGACTTCGTTGAAATTTCAGCAGTTCTGGCAGGCGTCAAAGACATCCGAGCGGCCGTAGAAAAAGCACGCATGCAGCGCATTCAGTACCAGCGCTCAACAATTCTGTTCGTCGACGAAGTACATCGATTTAACAAATCTCAGCAAGATGCATTTTTGCCCCATATCGAAAATGGAGATGTGATATTTGTTGGCGCAACCACCGAAAACCCGTCCTTTGAGCTGAATGCTGCATTACTGTCTAGAGCCCGTGTTTATGTTTTGAAGCCGATAGATCATGACGATCTTCGCACATTGGTTCAAAATGCACTTTCTGACGACCCACTTATTCAAGAAGAAAACCTCTCAGTTGATAACGAATCAATCGAGCTTCTGATTCGAGCCGGAGACGGCGATGCGCGCCGAGTACTTAACTTATTGGAAGTCGCGATTGATATTTGCGCCGAAGAAGCGGGCAGCAAAACATTGACCCCCCAGATTATTGAAGAGGTCATGGGACACTCCTTGCGTCGCTTCGACAAAGGTGGCGAGCAATTTTACGACCAAATCTCAGCGATGCATAAATCTATTCGAGGCAGCGATCCCGATGCAGCGCTTTATTGGATGTGCCGAATGCTCGATGGCGGATGCGATTCTCTGTATCTTGCACGACGCTTAGTGCGAACCGCCAGCGAAGATATCGGCAACGCAGACCCAAGAGGCGTCAATTTGGCGCTTGATGCATGGATGATTTTAGAGCGCCTAGGCAGCCCGGAAGGAGAGTTGGCTCTTGCTCAAGCGGTTGTCTATCTCGCCAGCGCGCCCAAAAGTAATGCCGTTTATAAAGCCTATAACGAGACACGCAATCTAATCCAAAAGACGGGAAATCTTGAGGTGCCCAACCATATTCGCAATGCACCGACTGCACTAATGAAAGAGCTAGACTACGGGAAGGGCTATCGATACGCTCACGACGAACCCGACGCCTTTGCAGCAGGAGAAGTTTACATGCCTGAGGCGTTGAGCGGGCACCGGACGTATTTCCCTGTCGAAAGAGGCTTGGAAAAGAAGATTTCGGAAAAACTTGAACATTTGAGACAATTGAACGAAAAGAGCCGAAATAAGCGTTACGAATAA